Proteins from a genomic interval of Diprion similis isolate iyDipSimi1 chromosome 10, iyDipSimi1.1, whole genome shotgun sequence:
- the LOC124410874 gene encoding glucose-6-phosphate 1-dehydrogenase isoform X2 — protein sequence MDHLEGTRFDGSIPHIFVILGASGDLAKKKIYPTLWWLFRDNLLPKTTTFFGYSRSKLTVKNIRENCHKYMNVKPEEAGKYEEFWSLNHYVSGKYDVRRDFELLNQELEKFEKAAAAHRLFYLALPPSVFEESTSHIRSTCMAQKGWTRIIIEKPFGRDAASSEQLSNHLASLFKEEQMYRIDHYLGKEMVQNLMTLRFGNRIFSPTWNRDSVASVQISFKEPFGTQGRGGYFDEFGIIRDVMQNHLLQILSLVAMEKPASCHPDDIRDEKVKVLRCISPLELDDVVLGQYVGNPNSDDPDARIGYLDDPTVPAGSNTPTYAMAVVKINNERWDDVPFILRCGKALNERKAEVRIQYRDVPGDIFDGKPKRNELVIRLQPGEAIYIKMMTKSPGITFDMEETELDLTYGSRYKELKLPDAYERLILDVFCGSQMHFVRSDELAEAWKIFTPLLHRIEKEKIQPIPYEYGSRGPKEANEKAKENNFKYYGSYKWVKPDHQ from the exons ATGGATCACCTGGAAGGAACACGCTTTGACGGCTCGATACCccatatttttgtaattcttgGAGCATCT GGTGACTTGGCCAAGAAGAAGATCTACCCAACTTTGTGGTGGCTCTTCAGAGACAATCTGCTGccaaaaacaacaacattcTTTGGATACTCGCGCAGTAAATTGACGGTGAAAAACATCAGAGAAAACTGCCATAAATATATGAACGTCAAGCCCGAGGAGGCTGGAAAGTATGAGGAATTCTGGTCTTTGAATCATTACGTTTCTGGAAAGTACGACGTGAGACGAGACTTCGAACTACTGAATCAGGAACTTGAGAAGTTCGAAAAAGCTGCCGCGGCTCACAGACTCTTTTATCTGGCTCTGCCTCCCTCCGTTTTCGAAGAATCCACGTCACACATTAGGAGTACCTGCATGGCCCAAAA AGGCTGGACAAGGATAATTATAGAAAAACCGTTTGGACGTGACGCCGCCTCATCTGAGCAACTTTCTAACCACCTTGCGTCGCTCTTCAAGGAGGAACAAATGTACCGGATAGATCATTACCTGGGTAAAGAAATGGTGCAGAATTTGATGACACTCAGATTTGGCAACAGGATATTCAGTCCAACTTGGAACAGGGACAGCGTAGCTTCggttcaaatttctttcaaagagCCGTTCGGGACTCAGGGAAGAGGCGGGTActtcgacgagtttggaatCATAAGAGACGTCATGCAAAATCACCTTCTTCAGATACTGTCTCTCGTGGCGATGGAAAAACCTGCCTCTTGCCATCCGGATGACATTAG AGACGAGAAAGTCAAGGTACTTCGATGTATAAGCCCCCTTGAATTGGACGACGTCGTGCTTGGTCAGTATGTCGGTAATCCCAACTCCGACGATCCCGATGCCAGAATCGGATACCTGGACGACCCTACCGTTCCCGCTGGTTCAAACACCCCAACCTATGCCATGGCGGttgtaaaaattaacaatgaaagATGGGACGACGTGCCGTTCATCCTGAGGTGTGGAAAAG CATTGAATGAGCGCAAAGCAGAGGTTCGAATTCAGTACAGAGATGTGCCTGGAGATATATTCGATGGTAAGCCAAAGAGAAATGAATTGGTGATACGATTGCAGCCTGGAGAAgcaatttatattaaaatgatGACCAAATCTCCGGGCATAACATTTGACATGGAGGAAACTGAGTTGGATTTGACCTACGGCAGTAGATACAAG GAGCTCAAGCTGCCCGATGCATACGAAAGACTAATTTTAGATGTATTCTGCGGTTCGCAAATGCACTTTGTAAGGAGTGACGAACTCGCCGaagcttggaaaattttcaccccgtTACTCCATAGAattgagaaggaaaaaattcagCCGATCCCTTACGA atatggaTCACGAGGACCCAAGGAAGCTAACGAAAAagcgaaagaaaacaatttcaagtACTATGGTTCCTATAAATGGGTGAAACCTGATCATCAGTAA
- the LOC124410874 gene encoding glucose-6-phosphate 1-dehydrogenase isoform X1, translating into MANSTRETTIEQSLAFIRQSLKSATMDHLEGTRFDGSIPHIFVILGASGDLAKKKIYPTLWWLFRDNLLPKTTTFFGYSRSKLTVKNIRENCHKYMNVKPEEAGKYEEFWSLNHYVSGKYDVRRDFELLNQELEKFEKAAAAHRLFYLALPPSVFEESTSHIRSTCMAQKGWTRIIIEKPFGRDAASSEQLSNHLASLFKEEQMYRIDHYLGKEMVQNLMTLRFGNRIFSPTWNRDSVASVQISFKEPFGTQGRGGYFDEFGIIRDVMQNHLLQILSLVAMEKPASCHPDDIRDEKVKVLRCISPLELDDVVLGQYVGNPNSDDPDARIGYLDDPTVPAGSNTPTYAMAVVKINNERWDDVPFILRCGKALNERKAEVRIQYRDVPGDIFDGKPKRNELVIRLQPGEAIYIKMMTKSPGITFDMEETELDLTYGSRYKELKLPDAYERLILDVFCGSQMHFVRSDELAEAWKIFTPLLHRIEKEKIQPIPYEYGSRGPKEANEKAKENNFKYYGSYKWVKPDHQ; encoded by the exons AAACAACGATTGAGCAAAGTCTAGCTTTCATCAGGCAGTCTTTGAAATCCGCGACAATGGATCACCTGGAAGGAACACGCTTTGACGGCTCGATACCccatatttttgtaattcttgGAGCATCT GGTGACTTGGCCAAGAAGAAGATCTACCCAACTTTGTGGTGGCTCTTCAGAGACAATCTGCTGccaaaaacaacaacattcTTTGGATACTCGCGCAGTAAATTGACGGTGAAAAACATCAGAGAAAACTGCCATAAATATATGAACGTCAAGCCCGAGGAGGCTGGAAAGTATGAGGAATTCTGGTCTTTGAATCATTACGTTTCTGGAAAGTACGACGTGAGACGAGACTTCGAACTACTGAATCAGGAACTTGAGAAGTTCGAAAAAGCTGCCGCGGCTCACAGACTCTTTTATCTGGCTCTGCCTCCCTCCGTTTTCGAAGAATCCACGTCACACATTAGGAGTACCTGCATGGCCCAAAA AGGCTGGACAAGGATAATTATAGAAAAACCGTTTGGACGTGACGCCGCCTCATCTGAGCAACTTTCTAACCACCTTGCGTCGCTCTTCAAGGAGGAACAAATGTACCGGATAGATCATTACCTGGGTAAAGAAATGGTGCAGAATTTGATGACACTCAGATTTGGCAACAGGATATTCAGTCCAACTTGGAACAGGGACAGCGTAGCTTCggttcaaatttctttcaaagagCCGTTCGGGACTCAGGGAAGAGGCGGGTActtcgacgagtttggaatCATAAGAGACGTCATGCAAAATCACCTTCTTCAGATACTGTCTCTCGTGGCGATGGAAAAACCTGCCTCTTGCCATCCGGATGACATTAG AGACGAGAAAGTCAAGGTACTTCGATGTATAAGCCCCCTTGAATTGGACGACGTCGTGCTTGGTCAGTATGTCGGTAATCCCAACTCCGACGATCCCGATGCCAGAATCGGATACCTGGACGACCCTACCGTTCCCGCTGGTTCAAACACCCCAACCTATGCCATGGCGGttgtaaaaattaacaatgaaagATGGGACGACGTGCCGTTCATCCTGAGGTGTGGAAAAG CATTGAATGAGCGCAAAGCAGAGGTTCGAATTCAGTACAGAGATGTGCCTGGAGATATATTCGATGGTAAGCCAAAGAGAAATGAATTGGTGATACGATTGCAGCCTGGAGAAgcaatttatattaaaatgatGACCAAATCTCCGGGCATAACATTTGACATGGAGGAAACTGAGTTGGATTTGACCTACGGCAGTAGATACAAG GAGCTCAAGCTGCCCGATGCATACGAAAGACTAATTTTAGATGTATTCTGCGGTTCGCAAATGCACTTTGTAAGGAGTGACGAACTCGCCGaagcttggaaaattttcaccccgtTACTCCATAGAattgagaaggaaaaaattcagCCGATCCCTTACGA atatggaTCACGAGGACCCAAGGAAGCTAACGAAAAagcgaaagaaaacaatttcaagtACTATGGTTCCTATAAATGGGTGAAACCTGATCATCAGTAA